A single region of the Latilactobacillus curvatus JCM 1096 = DSM 20019 genome encodes:
- a CDS encoding energy-coupling factor transporter transmembrane component T family protein, which translates to MNKLILGRYIPGDSVLHRMDPRAKLLASFYYIGIIFLARTWQAYALLLVFTLALIGISKIKLAFFIKGVKPLLWLILFTVLLQIFFTRGGHVYWQWGFLTLTQYGLINGVYIFMRFVLIIFMSTLLTLTTPPLSLADAIESILKPLKVVHFPVYEVALMLSIALRFVPTLMDETTKIMDAQRARGVDFGEGNLFQQMKAIVPILIPLFVSSFNRADDLATAMEARGYQGGEGRSKYRILKWRTRDTVAFITMGLLTVALLFLR; encoded by the coding sequence ATGAATAAATTAATTCTGGGCCGATATATCCCCGGTGATTCAGTGTTACACCGGATGGATCCACGGGCGAAGTTATTAGCCAGTTTTTATTATATTGGGATCATCTTTTTAGCGCGTACATGGCAAGCCTATGCTTTATTACTGGTCTTTACGTTAGCGCTAATCGGGATTTCAAAAATTAAACTCGCCTTCTTTATTAAAGGGGTTAAGCCGCTGTTATGGCTAATTCTATTTACAGTGCTCTTACAGATTTTCTTCACCCGTGGTGGTCATGTCTATTGGCAGTGGGGATTTCTGACGCTTACCCAGTACGGGCTGATTAATGGCGTCTACATCTTCATGCGCTTTGTATTGATTATTTTCATGTCGACTCTCCTGACATTGACGACGCCGCCATTGTCGTTAGCGGATGCGATTGAATCAATTCTCAAGCCGCTTAAAGTAGTCCATTTTCCAGTGTATGAAGTTGCATTGATGCTATCAATTGCATTGCGCTTTGTACCAACATTGATGGATGAAACCACTAAGATTATGGATGCGCAACGTGCGCGTGGGGTTGATTTTGGTGAAGGGAATTTATTCCAACAAATGAAAGCAATCGTGCCGATTTTAATTCCGTTATTTGTCAGCAGTTTTAACCGCGCGGATGATTTAGCAACGGCAATGGAAGCACGGGGGTACCAAGGTGGCGAAGGCCGCAGTAAGTACCGAATTTTGAAATGGCGGACAAGAGACACCGTGGCATTTATCACGATGGGCCTTTTAACCGTCGCACTTTTATTCTTAAGATAA
- a CDS encoding energy-coupling factor ABC transporter ATP-binding protein, which yields MDITFKNVSYTYQPGTPFQGIGLENINVTIPSGSYTALIGHTGSGKSTLLQHLNALLKPTSGVVQIGEREITPETNNKNLKAVRQKVGMVFQFPESQLFESTVQKDIAFGPQNFGVPEAEALERAKEMIELVGLPANVIDKSPFDLSGGQMRRVAIAGVLAMKPEVLVLDEPTAGLDPVGRREMMTLFEKLHIEQGMTIVMVTHQMDDVANYADNVIVLEHGKLAKTGAPREIFADPDWLTEKQLGLPTTTQFAQALMRQGFVFDQVPLTEHELAALLAEQLPKKAGIGHE from the coding sequence ATGGACATTACATTCAAAAATGTAAGCTACACTTACCAGCCAGGCACGCCTTTTCAAGGGATTGGGCTAGAAAATATCAATGTGACCATTCCAAGTGGCTCCTATACGGCTTTGATTGGTCATACAGGTAGTGGCAAGTCGACATTGCTCCAACACCTCAATGCACTCTTAAAACCAACGAGCGGCGTTGTTCAGATTGGTGAGCGCGAAATCACGCCTGAGACCAACAACAAAAACTTAAAGGCTGTTCGTCAAAAAGTTGGGATGGTTTTTCAATTTCCTGAAAGCCAATTATTTGAGTCGACGGTGCAAAAAGATATTGCTTTTGGTCCGCAGAACTTCGGTGTCCCTGAAGCTGAAGCACTTGAACGCGCTAAAGAGATGATTGAACTCGTCGGTTTACCCGCTAACGTGATTGACAAGTCACCTTTTGATTTATCTGGTGGGCAAATGCGCCGCGTTGCCATTGCTGGTGTGTTGGCAATGAAACCGGAAGTATTGGTCTTAGATGAACCAACCGCGGGGCTCGATCCAGTTGGCCGGCGTGAGATGATGACGCTTTTTGAAAAGTTACACATTGAGCAGGGGATGACGATTGTGATGGTCACCCATCAGATGGATGATGTGGCGAACTACGCCGACAACGTTATCGTTTTGGAACATGGCAAGCTAGCTAAGACCGGAGCACCACGCGAAATTTTTGCGGATCCGGATTGGTTAACGGAAAAACAACTTGGCTTACCAACAACGACTCAGTTCGCGCAAGCTTTAATGCGACAAGGCTTTGTCTTTGATCAAGTACCACTAACCGAACATGAATTGGCCGCCTTATTAGCGGAACAACTACCGAAGAAGGCGGGGATTGGACATGAATAA
- a CDS encoding energy-coupling factor ABC transporter ATP-binding protein, with protein sequence MNEQKIIQVEHLKYEYPQSEGHLALNDLSVSINAGEWVAIIGHNGSGKSTFAKSLNGLLDLQSGSVTIDGLPLSLDNVWTIRQKIGMVFQNPDNQFVGATVEDDVAFGLENQGIPRAEMIERVKDAVERVGMSEYLKREPSRLSGGQKQRVALAGIIAQQPEILILDEATSMLDPKGREEVLATIHKLKQETNMTVLSITHDIDEAASADRIIILDKGQVHDQGTPADIFAYGQRLLDLGLDVPYPEKLKAALNERAIEMPTDYLTTERMVEYLWTLHSKM encoded by the coding sequence ATGAATGAGCAAAAAATAATTCAAGTTGAACATTTAAAATATGAATACCCACAATCTGAAGGACATTTAGCACTGAATGATCTTTCTGTCAGTATCAATGCCGGCGAATGGGTCGCCATTATCGGTCATAACGGTAGTGGTAAGAGTACCTTCGCGAAATCATTGAACGGTTTGTTAGATTTACAATCGGGATCAGTGACGATTGATGGGTTACCATTGTCGTTGGATAACGTGTGGACTATTCGCCAGAAAATTGGCATGGTTTTTCAGAATCCGGATAATCAATTTGTCGGTGCAACGGTTGAAGACGATGTTGCTTTTGGTCTCGAAAATCAGGGGATTCCGCGAGCTGAAATGATTGAACGGGTTAAAGACGCGGTTGAACGTGTTGGTATGAGTGAATACTTGAAACGTGAACCAAGCCGTTTGTCGGGTGGCCAAAAACAACGAGTGGCCTTAGCAGGGATCATCGCACAACAACCTGAGATTCTGATTCTCGATGAGGCCACCAGTATGCTAGATCCAAAAGGGCGCGAAGAAGTTCTCGCAACCATTCATAAGTTAAAACAAGAAACAAACATGACCGTGCTATCAATTACCCACGATATTGACGAAGCCGCAAGTGCGGACCGGATCATTATCTTAGATAAGGGGCAAGTGCATGATCAGGGCACACCGGCCGATATTTTTGCATATGGGCAACGTTTGCTTGATTTAGGGCTAGATGTTCCATATCCAGAAAAACTTAAAGCAGCGCTAAATGAACGCGCTATCGAGATGCCCACAGATTATCTCACAACGGAAAGGATGGTTGAGTACTTATGGACATTACATTCAAAAATGTAA
- the rplQ gene encoding 50S ribosomal protein L17, whose amino-acid sequence MSYRKLGRTSSQRKAMLRDLTTDLIINERIITTEARAKEIRKTTEKMITLGKRGDLHARRQAAAFVRNEVADIREEDDAVIVQSALQKLFSDIAPRYAERNGGYTRILKTAPRRGDGALMVIIELV is encoded by the coding sequence ATGAGTTATCGTAAATTAGGTCGCACAAGCTCACAACGTAAGGCAATGTTACGTGATTTGACAACTGATTTAATCATCAATGAACGTATCATTACTACAGAAGCTCGTGCCAAAGAAATTCGTAAAACAACTGAAAAAATGATCACTTTAGGTAAACGCGGTGATTTACACGCTCGTCGTCAAGCTGCAGCATTCGTTCGTAACGAAGTAGCTGATATTCGCGAAGAAGACGATGCTGTAATCGTTCAATCTGCTTTACAAAAATTATTTAGTGACATTGCTCCACGTTATGCTGAAAGAAATGGTGGTTACACACGTATTCTTAAAACAGCCCCTCGTCGTGGTGACGGTGCATTAATGGTGATTATTGAACTTGTTTAA
- a CDS encoding DNA-directed RNA polymerase subunit alpha, with amino-acid sequence MIEFEKPNITKVDESTNYGKFVVEPLERGYGTTLGNSLRRILLASLPGTAVTDIQIDGVLHEFSTIDGVLEDVTQIILNIKKLALKLHVEEDKTIEIDVKGPATVTAADIISDDDVEVLNTDQYICTVAEGGNFHVRMTVKEGRGYVAADQNKSDDMPIGVLPIDSIYTPISRVNYQVESTRVGRRNDFDKLTLDVWTNGSISPREAISLAAKIMTEHLAIFVDLTDEAKNAEIMVEKEETHKEKMLEMTIEELDLSVRSYNCLKRAGINTVQELTDKSEADMMKVRNLGRKSLEEVKNKLFDLGLGLRTEE; translated from the coding sequence ATGATCGAATTTGAAAAACCAAACATTACAAAGGTTGATGAAAGTACTAACTATGGTAAGTTCGTTGTAGAACCACTTGAACGTGGCTATGGTACGACTTTAGGTAACTCTTTACGTCGTATTTTACTCGCTTCTTTACCAGGTACTGCTGTCACAGATATTCAAATTGATGGTGTTTTACATGAATTTTCAACAATTGATGGCGTCCTAGAAGACGTAACACAAATCATCTTGAATATTAAAAAATTAGCACTTAAATTGCATGTTGAAGAAGACAAGACAATTGAAATCGATGTTAAGGGTCCGGCAACAGTTACTGCTGCTGATATCATTTCTGATGATGACGTTGAAGTCTTAAATACTGATCAATATATTTGTACAGTAGCTGAAGGCGGCAATTTCCACGTGCGAATGACAGTTAAAGAAGGCCGTGGTTATGTTGCTGCTGATCAAAACAAGTCAGACGATATGCCAATTGGTGTTTTGCCAATCGACTCAATTTATACCCCAATCAGTCGTGTCAACTATCAAGTAGAAAGTACACGTGTTGGTCGTCGTAACGATTTCGACAAGTTAACACTTGATGTTTGGACAAACGGTTCCATCAGTCCTAGAGAAGCTATTAGCTTAGCTGCGAAGATTATGACAGAGCATTTGGCAATCTTTGTAGATCTTACTGATGAAGCGAAAAATGCTGAAATCATGGTCGAAAAAGAAGAGACACATAAAGAGAAAATGCTTGAAATGACAATTGAAGAGTTAGATTTATCAGTTCGTTCATACAACTGTTTGAAACGCGCTGGAATCAACACTGTTCAAGAGTTAACTGACAAATCAGAAGCAGATATGATGAAAGTTAGAAATCTTGGTCGCAAGTCGTTAGAAGAAGTTAAGAACAAGTTATTTGATCTTGGCTTAGGCTTACGCACAGAAGAATAA
- the rpsK gene encoding 30S ribosomal protein S11 — protein MANKKNAPRKRRVKKNIEAGVAHIHSTFNNTLVMITDPHGNAVAWSSAGSLGFKGSRKSTPFAAQMAAEAAGKEAMEHGMKSVEVAVKGPGSGREAAIRSLQATGLEVTAIRDVTPVPHNGSRPPKRRRV, from the coding sequence ATGGCAAACAAGAAAAATGCTCCACGTAAGCGTCGTGTGAAGAAAAATATCGAAGCCGGCGTTGCACATATTCACTCAACATTTAACAATACTCTTGTGATGATCACTGATCCTCATGGGAATGCTGTTGCATGGTCATCTGCTGGTTCATTAGGTTTCAAAGGTAGTCGTAAGTCAACACCTTTTGCTGCTCAAATGGCTGCAGAAGCTGCTGGTAAAGAAGCCATGGAACATGGTATGAAATCTGTTGAAGTTGCTGTTAAAGGACCAGGTTCTGGCCGTGAAGCTGCAATTCGCTCATTACAAGCAACTGGTTTAGAAGTTACTGCTATTCGTGACGTTACACCAGTTCCTCATAATGGATCTCGTCCTCCAAAACGCCGTCGTGTTTAG
- the rpsM gene encoding 30S ribosomal protein S13 encodes MARIAGVDLPRDKQIVIALTYIFGIGNTTAVKVLADAGVAEDVRTRDLTPDQEDKIRAAIDKVKVEGDLRREVSLNIKRLQEIGSYRGMRHRRGLPVRGQNTKNNARTRKGKKVTIAGKKK; translated from the coding sequence ATGGCACGTATCGCAGGTGTGGATTTACCACGTGATAAACAAATTGTGATTGCTTTAACTTATATTTTCGGTATCGGAAATACAACTGCCGTTAAAGTCTTGGCTGATGCTGGCGTCGCAGAAGACGTCCGTACTCGTGATTTAACGCCGGATCAAGAAGACAAGATCCGTGCAGCAATCGACAAAGTTAAAGTTGAAGGCGATCTTCGTCGTGAAGTTAGCTTAAACATCAAACGTCTACAAGAAATCGGTTCTTATCGTGGCATGCGTCATCGTCGTGGATTACCAGTTCGTGGTCAAAACACGAAGAACAACGCACGTACTCGTAAAGGTAAGAAAGTTACGATTGCAGGCAAGAAGAAATAA
- the rpmJ gene encoding 50S ribosomal protein L36 produces the protein MKVRPSVKPMCEHCKVIKRKGRVMIICAANPKHKQRQG, from the coding sequence ATGAAAGTAAGACCATCAGTAAAACCAATGTGCGAACATTGTAAAGTTATCAAACGAAAAGGCCGCGTTATGATTATCTGCGCAGCTAACCCAAAACATAAACAACGTCAAGGTTAA
- the infA gene encoding translation initiation factor IF-1: MAKDDVIEIEGKVTDTLPNAMFKVELENGAVILAHVSGKIRKNYIKILPGDRVTVELSPYDLTKGRITYRFK; this comes from the coding sequence GTGGCAAAAGATGACGTCATTGAAATTGAAGGTAAAGTAACTGATACTTTACCAAATGCAATGTTTAAAGTAGAACTTGAAAATGGTGCAGTTATTCTGGCACACGTTTCTGGTAAAATCCGTAAGAACTACATCAAGATTTTACCTGGAGACCGTGTGACAGTTGAATTGTCACCCTATGATTTGACTAAGGGACGAATTACGTATCGCTTTAAATAG
- a CDS encoding adenylate kinase, producing MNLMLMGLPGAGKGTQAEKIVDAYHIPHISTGDMFRAAMADQTELGVKAKSFIDKGELVPDDVTNGIVEERLAQADTNVGYLLDGFPRTLDQADALAAITDKLNKPLDGVINIDVDPEILADRLSGRFICKNCGATYHKLYHPTKVEGTCDRCGEHVFFQREDDKPETVKNRLKVNIEMNTPLLDYYEKRNLLYTVDGNQEIDDVFSAVQKVLDTIKD from the coding sequence ATGAATCTCATGTTAATGGGACTTCCCGGCGCTGGTAAGGGAACGCAAGCTGAAAAGATTGTTGACGCTTATCATATTCCACACATTTCAACTGGTGACATGTTCAGAGCTGCTATGGCAGATCAAACAGAACTTGGGGTTAAAGCTAAGTCATTCATCGATAAAGGTGAATTGGTACCAGATGATGTGACCAACGGAATTGTTGAGGAACGTCTTGCACAAGCAGATACTAATGTAGGTTATCTCCTTGATGGTTTTCCTCGGACTCTTGATCAGGCGGATGCTTTAGCTGCCATTACTGATAAATTGAACAAACCTTTAGATGGTGTGATTAACATTGATGTTGATCCTGAAATCTTGGCTGATCGTTTATCTGGCCGCTTTATTTGTAAAAATTGTGGTGCAACGTACCACAAACTTTACCATCCAACTAAAGTGGAAGGTACATGTGATCGTTGCGGCGAACATGTTTTCTTCCAACGAGAAGACGACAAACCTGAAACGGTTAAGAATCGCTTAAAGGTCAATATCGAAATGAATACACCTTTACTTGATTATTATGAAAAACGTAACCTACTTTACACGGTGGATGGGAATCAAGAAATTGATGATGTGTTCTCTGCCGTTCAAAAAGTACTTGATACCATTAAAGACTAG
- the secY gene encoding preprotein translocase subunit SecY — MLKTLKNAFKVKEIRSKILFTLGVLIVYRLGAQITVPGVNAGALTKLGSTGLIPLLDTVSGGGLANYSIFSMGVSPFITAQIVVQLLQMDIVPKFVEWSKQGEVGRRKLNQVTRYLTIILAFIQSIGITAGFNSLSQMGLVKDPGIKTFVSIGIILTGGTMLITWLGEQITDKGLGNGVSMIIFAGIIARLPSGLYQIFREQVLNASKGDMWKGVLFIIGLIIAVLVIVTFVTWVQQANRKIPIQYTRREAGAGENSYLPLKVNVAGVIPVIFASSFIMTPQTILMAFQSGHGADTWFKVLSDIFSMQTVTGSIVYTVLIVLFTFFYAFVQVNPEKVAENLTKQGSYIPGVWPGKGTEKYLSSVLMRLSTVGALFLGVIALLPQLAANLGGLPQSIGLGGTSLLIVVGVALESTRQLEGLLMKRKYVGFIR, encoded by the coding sequence TTGCTAAAGACACTCAAAAACGCATTTAAAGTAAAGGAAATCCGTAGTAAGATTTTGTTTACTTTAGGCGTTTTGATCGTTTATCGTTTAGGTGCACAAATTACGGTACCAGGTGTGAATGCTGGTGCATTGACTAAGTTGGGTTCAACTGGTTTGATCCCATTGCTTGATACCGTAAGTGGTGGTGGCTTGGCGAACTATTCCATCTTCTCGATGGGGGTTTCACCATTCATCACTGCCCAAATTGTGGTTCAATTACTACAAATGGATATTGTGCCTAAGTTTGTTGAATGGAGCAAGCAAGGTGAAGTTGGGCGACGTAAGCTTAACCAAGTAACGCGTTACTTAACCATCATCTTAGCATTTATCCAATCGATAGGGATTACCGCTGGCTTTAACTCACTCAGTCAAATGGGCTTGGTTAAAGATCCGGGGATTAAGACCTTCGTTAGCATCGGGATCATTTTAACGGGTGGTACGATGTTAATTACATGGTTGGGTGAACAGATAACGGATAAAGGCTTAGGGAATGGTGTGTCAATGATCATCTTTGCAGGGATCATTGCACGCCTTCCAAGCGGTCTTTACCAAATCTTCCGCGAACAAGTCTTGAACGCTTCAAAAGGCGATATGTGGAAAGGTGTCTTATTCATCATCGGTTTGATTATTGCAGTACTCGTGATTGTCACATTTGTGACATGGGTCCAACAAGCAAATCGAAAGATTCCGATTCAATATACGCGTCGTGAAGCTGGTGCAGGTGAAAATAGTTACCTACCCCTTAAAGTTAACGTCGCTGGTGTGATTCCGGTTATCTTCGCCAGTTCATTTATTATGACACCTCAAACAATCTTAATGGCCTTCCAATCAGGTCATGGTGCAGATACTTGGTTTAAAGTATTATCAGATATCTTCAGCATGCAGACTGTGACAGGTTCGATTGTTTATACGGTGCTCATTGTTCTCTTTACCTTCTTCTATGCTTTTGTTCAGGTTAACCCTGAAAAAGTTGCGGAGAACTTGACTAAGCAAGGGAGTTATATCCCAGGTGTTTGGCCAGGTAAAGGTACCGAGAAGTATCTTTCTAGCGTATTAATGCGTCTTTCAACTGTCGGTGCGTTGTTCCTTGGGGTAATTGCATTATTACCACAATTAGCAGCAAACCTCGGTGGCTTACCCCAATCAATTGGTTTGGGTGGGACGAGTTTACTAATCGTTGTTGGTGTTGCGCTTGAAAGCACACGTCAACTCGAAGGGTTACTTATGAAACGCAAGTATGTTGGATTCATTCGATAA
- the rplO gene encoding 50S ribosomal protein L15, translated as MKLHEMKPNEGARDVRKRVGRGTSSGTGKTAGRGQKGQKARSKVRLGFEGGQMPLFRRMPKRGFKNINRKEYAVVNLNDLNRFEDGAEITSTVLIEAGVVKNELSGVKLLANGELNKKLNIKVSKYSEAAKAAVEAAGGSIEVI; from the coding sequence ATGAAATTACATGAAATGAAACCTAACGAAGGTGCTCGTGACGTTCGTAAACGTGTCGGCCGTGGTACTTCTTCAGGTACTGGTAAAACTGCTGGTCGTGGTCAAAAAGGCCAAAAAGCTCGTAGTAAAGTACGTTTAGGATTTGAAGGTGGACAAATGCCTTTATTCCGTCGTATGCCAAAACGTGGATTCAAGAATATCAACCGTAAGGAATATGCTGTTGTCAACTTAAACGATTTAAATCGTTTTGAAGACGGTGCAGAAATTACTTCAACTGTTTTAATCGAAGCAGGCGTTGTTAAGAATGAATTATCAGGTGTTAAATTATTAGCGAATGGTGAATTAAACAAAAAATTGAACATTAAGGTAAGCAAGTATTCTGAAGCTGCAAAAGCTGCTGTAGAAGCTGCTGGCGGTTCAATTGAGGTGATTTAA
- the rpmD gene encoding 50S ribosomal protein L30, which yields MAKLKITLRKSAAHRLPEQRKMVKEFGLNRVNSSVIKPDDAATRGVIFKLAHLVTVEEIKD from the coding sequence ATGGCTAAATTAAAGATTACTTTAAGAAAAAGTGCTGCTCATCGTCTTCCAGAACAACGTAAAATGGTCAAAGAATTTGGCTTGAACCGAGTAAATAGTTCTGTAATCAAACCAGATGATGCTGCAACTCGCGGTGTGATTTTCAAACTCGCACATTTAGTAACAGTCGAAGAAATTAAAGACTAA
- the rpsE gene encoding 30S ribosomal protein S5 yields MTYIDPTHLDLEDRVVSINRVTKVVKGGRRLRFAAIVIVGDKDGHVGFGTGKAQEVPEAIRKAVEDAKKNLINVPKVGTTLPHEIIGRFGAGRVLLKPAVEGSGIAAGGAVRAVMELAGIDDVTSKTLGSKTAINVIRATIDGLTRMKTAEEIAELRNVSVESLQN; encoded by the coding sequence ATGACTTACATTGATCCAACTCATTTAGATTTAGAAGATCGCGTTGTTTCAATCAACCGTGTTACAAAAGTTGTTAAAGGTGGACGTCGTCTACGTTTCGCAGCAATCGTAATCGTTGGTGATAAAGACGGTCACGTAGGTTTCGGGACAGGTAAAGCACAAGAAGTTCCTGAAGCTATCCGTAAAGCCGTTGAAGACGCTAAAAAGAATCTTATCAATGTTCCTAAGGTCGGAACAACATTACCTCATGAAATTATTGGTCGCTTCGGCGCTGGTCGTGTTCTATTAAAACCAGCTGTTGAAGGTTCTGGTATTGCTGCCGGTGGTGCTGTTCGTGCCGTCATGGAATTAGCAGGAATCGATGATGTGACAAGTAAAACATTAGGTAGCAAAACTGCTATCAATGTTATCCGTGCCACAATTGACGGTTTAACTCGTATGAAGACTGCTGAAGAAATTGCAGAATTACGTAATGTATCTGTAGAAAGCTTACAAAACTAG
- the rplR gene encoding 50S ribosomal protein L18, with protein sequence MITKPDKNKTRQKRHTRVRGKISGTADCPRLNVFRSNKNIYAQLIDDVAGVTLASASTLDKEVKAEGTKVEQAQQVGALVAQRAVKAGHKVVVFDRGGYLYHGRIEALATAARENGLEF encoded by the coding sequence GTGATTACAAAACCAGACAAGAATAAGACACGTCAAAAACGCCATACACGCGTTCGTGGCAAGATCTCTGGTACTGCTGACTGCCCACGCTTGAACGTTTTCCGTTCTAACAAAAACATCTACGCTCAACTTATTGATGACGTAGCGGGTGTGACGCTAGCAAGTGCCTCAACATTAGATAAAGAAGTAAAAGCAGAAGGTACTAAAGTAGAACAAGCACAACAAGTTGGCGCATTAGTTGCACAACGCGCTGTTAAAGCCGGCCATAAAGTTGTTGTTTTTGATCGTGGCGGTTACTTATACCACGGTCGTATCGAAGCTTTAGCTACAGCTGCTCGTGAAAACGGACTAGAATTCTAA
- the rplF gene encoding 50S ribosomal protein L6, producing MSRIGLKVIEVPAGVTVTKDGENITVKGPKGELTRHFSPVIEMHEEGNLINFTRNSESDRAMHGTMRANLNNMILGVTEGFKKTLDLIGVGYRAQLKGKTLVLNVGYSHPVEMEAPEGVTVEVPSNTNIIISGISKQQVGQFAAEIRDVRPPEPYKGKGIRYTDEYVRRKEGKTGK from the coding sequence GTGAGTCGTATCGGATTAAAAGTAATCGAAGTTCCTGCAGGTGTTACCGTTACTAAAGACGGTGAAAACATCACAGTTAAGGGACCTAAAGGTGAACTAACACGTCATTTCAGTCCAGTGATTGAAATGCACGAAGAAGGTAACCTTATCAACTTTACACGTAATAGTGAAAGTGATCGTGCAATGCACGGTACTATGCGTGCTAACTTAAACAACATGATCTTGGGCGTAACGGAAGGTTTCAAGAAGACATTGGATCTTATCGGTGTTGGTTACCGTGCTCAATTGAAAGGCAAGACTTTAGTATTGAACGTTGGGTATTCACATCCAGTTGAAATGGAAGCCCCAGAAGGCGTTACAGTCGAAGTCCCATCAAACACAAACATCATCATCAGCGGTATTAGCAAACAACAAGTTGGCCAATTCGCAGCTGAAATCCGTGATGTTCGTCCTCCAGAACCTTACAAAGGTAAAGGTATTCGTTATACTGATGAATATGTTCGCCGTAAAGAAGGTAAAACTGGTAAATAA
- the rpsH gene encoding 30S ribosomal protein S8, producing the protein MVMTDPIADYLTRIRNANMVHHESLEVPASRMKKEISEILKREGFIRDYEVIEDDKQGIIRVFLKYGKNNERVISGLKRISKPGLRNYVKANDVPKVLNGLGIAIISTSNGVVTDKEAREKAAGGEVLAYVW; encoded by the coding sequence ATGGTCATGACAGATCCAATCGCAGACTATCTAACACGTATTCGTAATGCCAACATGGTACATCACGAATCATTAGAAGTCCCTGCTTCACGTATGAAAAAAGAAATTTCTGAAATTTTGAAACGCGAAGGCTTTATCCGCGATTACGAAGTGATTGAAGACGACAAACAAGGTATCATCCGTGTATTCTTGAAATATGGTAAGAATAACGAACGTGTTATCTCTGGTTTGAAACGGATTTCAAAACCTGGTTTACGTAATTACGTTAAAGCTAATGATGTTCCTAAGGTATTAAACGGCTTAGGCATCGCAATTATCTCAACAAGCAACGGTGTCGTAACTGACAAAGAAGCTCGTGAAAAGGCTGCCGGCGGCGAAGTTCTCGCATACGTTTGGTAA
- a CDS encoding type Z 30S ribosomal protein S14 codes for MAKKSLVVKNHRPAKFSTQEYSRCERCGRPHSVYRKFKLCRVCLRELAHKGQIPGMKKASW; via the coding sequence TTGGCTAAAAAATCTTTAGTTGTAAAGAATCATCGTCCAGCAAAATTTTCAACACAAGAATATTCACGTTGCGAACGTTGTGGACGTCCACATTCTGTATATCGTAAGTTTAAGCTTTGCCGGGTTTGCCTCCGTGAATTAGCTCATAAGGGCCAAATTCCAGGCATGAAAAAAGCAAGCTGGTAA
- the rplE gene encoding 50S ribosomal protein L5 has protein sequence MTNRLKEKYVKEMTPALIEKFNYTSSMQVPKIEKIVLNMGVGDAVSNAKNLDKAVEELGLIAGQKPLITKAKKSIAGFRLREGMPIGAKVTLRGERMYDFLDKLVNVSLPRVRDFHGVSAKSFDGRGNYTLGVREQLIFPEIDYDKVDRVRGLDVVIVTTSNTDEEARELLTQFGMPFAK, from the coding sequence ATGACTAACCGTTTAAAAGAAAAATATGTTAAAGAAATGACACCAGCGTTGATCGAAAAGTTCAACTACACATCAAGCATGCAAGTACCTAAGATCGAAAAGATCGTACTTAACATGGGTGTTGGTGATGCTGTTTCAAACGCTAAGAATTTGGATAAAGCTGTTGAAGAATTAGGTTTGATTGCTGGTCAAAAACCATTAATCACAAAAGCTAAGAAATCAATCGCTGGTTTCCGTTTACGTGAAGGTATGCCAATCGGCGCTAAAGTAACTTTACGTGGCGAAAGAATGTACGATTTCTTAGATAAATTAGTTAACGTATCTTTACCTCGTGTTCGTGATTTTCACGGTGTTAGTGCAAAATCATTCGATGGTCGCGGTAATTATACATTAGGTGTACGCGAACAATTGATCTTCCCTGAAATCGATTATGATAAGGTAGATCGCGTTCGTGGTTTGGATGTTGTTATTGTAACAACTTCAAATACTGACGAAGAAGCACGCGAATTGTTAACACAATTTGGCATGCCATTTGCTAAATAA